A stretch of the Cytobacillus luteolus genome encodes the following:
- a CDS encoding amidohydrolase family protein has product MKIIDAHIHYSDIKSFHQTATDISKVDYSFEGIQKEFAKNNVVLGIAMGVTETAGEGFPDSASSSPMGIDLTPEIPRNIVYCAGINPFKLDEAALLQLEKDVQKPDCVGIKIYLGYYPYYAYDDVYEPVYTIAKKYNVPVVYHTGDTYSERGRLRFSHPLAIDEVAVKHREMTIMMAHFGDPWVLDGAEVVYKNSNVYADLSGLVVGADGDIKRLQDTRFFDHLLHALTFTNNYEKFLFGTDWPLTPIKPYIEFIKDIIPKEYHEDVFYNTALKVFPKIKAYL; this is encoded by the coding sequence ATGAAAATAATTGACGCGCATATTCACTATTCCGATATTAAAAGCTTTCACCAAACAGCTACTGACATATCGAAAGTAGATTACTCGTTTGAGGGCATTCAGAAGGAGTTTGCAAAGAACAATGTCGTCTTAGGTATTGCGATGGGTGTGACTGAGACAGCTGGGGAAGGATTTCCTGACTCAGCTTCTTCTTCTCCAATGGGAATTGATTTAACACCTGAAATTCCAAGAAACATTGTGTATTGTGCTGGAATTAACCCTTTTAAACTAGATGAGGCAGCCCTCTTGCAATTAGAAAAAGATGTTCAAAAGCCTGATTGTGTAGGCATCAAAATTTACTTGGGTTATTACCCTTACTATGCTTATGATGATGTGTATGAACCTGTGTATACGATTGCTAAGAAATACAATGTTCCAGTTGTCTATCATACAGGCGATACATATTCAGAGCGAGGGAGACTTCGTTTCTCACATCCACTAGCAATTGATGAAGTAGCCGTAAAACACAGAGAGATGACAATCATGATGGCTCATTTCGGAGACCCGTGGGTACTTGATGGGGCAGAGGTTGTTTACAAAAATTCAAATGTCTACGCGGATCTTTCTGGACTAGTTGTTGGAGCAGATGGAGACATCAAACGTCTACAGGACACAAGATTCTTTGATCACCTTTTGCATGCCTTAACGTTTACAAATAACTATGAGAAATTCCTATTTGGGACCGATTGGCCACTAACACCAATCAAACCATACATTGAATTTATCAAAGACATCATTCCAAAAGAATACCATGAAGACGTATTCTACAACACAGCCCTAAAAGTGTTTCCAAAAATCAAAGCATACCTATAG
- a CDS encoding GNAT family N-acetyltransferase produces the protein MEQTKQKIEIVEYHEGLAAGVAEMWNLSRDGWGGDSHVTTEEKVRTQEANSSNLNLYLAMDGDKVVGYCGLCEYREDEGALYIPLLNVRSDYHGKKIGKQLVLKALERAVELNWPRLDLYTWPGNSKAVPLYKKCGFFWEDRDDTTHLMNFMPTVLNTEAIKDYFTNVDWYDASTRVIEVTPDGKKENDFTYYEYKWNSNGDELRLGFERTGRGLRSIETNDYSITVEVENFTLVCDAAYTVRYFIKNKSGKPLQIDLKGKDHKIVRYSYEHSLSVNEETVLEATFHLENLVEEQSNWRTHPSVVTNMLINGKEATFAVGILPKLPAKLKGVVPGSQCYLNEKAVFYLDLENNFSETASFILTVPENELVSLKQSEFSVTLAPKEKTSIPVPYTLLQYGFYAPVIRVSVERENGGSQQFTKQIGVAFKGLGARFAGECDDYWHIYNGLYHLYLSKFDNKLIPGRATKGSQSTMFMYPKLGKPYSSELSKRKPSFVEYKEENGAMVLYATYESSDFANIELVSVSKLYGEGLVEQSYLVRNKNTSNTADPVWIYQPIYHELVKPILPMKGQVVKVEDQAYSDYGVWNSADLTENWLFSRHDSYAHGVSWPNDARVNFETWFFYVEHNLGNIPANGEISTKPVYHSLGAYQNWEEFREFALKKTVRTAATVDDLFFQKEELEMKLVDRKANYIQGEVTLNGKTITVSAEDEKREVDATIEMKTTPLSTVVAEYEINGIKDCKKALTINPSNKPITIQKEMRDGVEVVTATNEEISIAAAESFYPALFSLKVNEKEWLDTSFPTLKPKSWWNPWSGGIRSGLLGINNKSFTKEKTIIGEGKLEDQEGRVWKGLKISTVFTENETYKGLGIHQYYLMLPGVPVVAFFTKITQNTGTYFHYKKWFTECNFQLGWVQNTESDRKYIAGKTEFQAGLSDHTIVGTTTDEQILQLVAEREAVDVESYMNKEVMLFAIWREIQMANGTELLSAPSFIVGSDKILSSDEVKDLQRMTFKEVEDENN, from the coding sequence ATGGAACAAACAAAACAAAAGATAGAAATTGTTGAGTATCATGAAGGTCTTGCAGCAGGTGTAGCAGAAATGTGGAATCTTAGCCGGGACGGTTGGGGTGGAGATTCGCATGTGACAACCGAGGAAAAGGTTCGTACTCAAGAAGCAAATTCTAGTAATCTAAATCTCTATTTAGCAATGGACGGAGACAAGGTGGTTGGGTATTGTGGTCTTTGTGAGTATCGTGAAGACGAGGGTGCACTTTACATACCTTTGTTAAATGTCCGTTCAGACTATCATGGGAAGAAGATTGGGAAGCAGCTTGTTTTAAAAGCATTAGAGCGTGCAGTTGAGTTGAACTGGCCAAGGCTTGATTTATATACATGGCCAGGTAATTCCAAAGCGGTTCCATTGTATAAGAAGTGTGGATTCTTCTGGGAAGATCGTGACGATACAACACATCTAATGAACTTTATGCCAACGGTTTTAAATACGGAAGCCATTAAGGATTATTTTACAAACGTAGATTGGTATGATGCTAGTACGAGAGTGATTGAAGTTACGCCTGATGGGAAAAAAGAGAATGATTTCACCTACTACGAGTACAAGTGGAATTCAAACGGTGATGAGTTAAGACTTGGATTTGAACGGACAGGTCGTGGACTTAGATCAATTGAGACCAATGATTACTCGATTACAGTTGAAGTTGAAAACTTCACATTAGTTTGTGATGCAGCCTATACGGTTCGTTATTTTATAAAAAATAAATCAGGAAAACCACTTCAAATTGATCTTAAAGGGAAAGACCATAAGATCGTTCGTTATTCCTATGAACATTCCCTTTCGGTTAACGAAGAGACTGTTCTCGAAGCGACTTTTCACCTTGAAAATCTAGTAGAGGAACAAAGCAACTGGAGAACTCACCCTTCCGTTGTTACAAACATGTTAATTAACGGGAAAGAGGCAACGTTTGCAGTCGGTATATTACCGAAATTGCCAGCCAAGCTGAAAGGTGTTGTCCCAGGTTCTCAATGTTATTTGAATGAAAAAGCTGTGTTTTATCTGGACTTAGAAAATAATTTCTCTGAAACAGCAAGCTTTATATTGACTGTACCAGAGAATGAGCTTGTTTCCTTAAAGCAATCTGAGTTTAGCGTAACACTTGCGCCTAAAGAAAAGACTTCAATTCCAGTACCTTACACTCTTTTACAATATGGGTTTTATGCACCTGTAATTAGGGTTTCAGTAGAAAGGGAAAACGGAGGAAGTCAGCAATTTACTAAACAAATTGGTGTCGCTTTTAAAGGTTTAGGAGCACGTTTTGCAGGAGAATGTGATGATTACTGGCACATTTACAATGGCTTGTATCATTTATATTTAAGCAAATTCGACAACAAACTGATTCCAGGCAGAGCAACAAAGGGATCACAATCGACAATGTTTATGTACCCTAAACTTGGAAAGCCTTATTCAAGTGAATTATCAAAACGTAAACCGAGTTTCGTAGAGTATAAGGAAGAAAACGGCGCGATGGTATTGTATGCGACATATGAATCATCCGATTTTGCAAATATCGAATTAGTAAGTGTTTCTAAGCTTTATGGTGAGGGGTTAGTGGAGCAATCTTACCTTGTACGAAACAAAAATACATCTAACACAGCAGATCCAGTATGGATTTACCAGCCAATCTATCATGAGTTGGTTAAGCCAATTCTTCCTATGAAGGGTCAGGTTGTAAAAGTGGAAGATCAAGCCTACTCGGATTATGGTGTTTGGAATAGCGCGGATCTAACTGAAAACTGGTTATTCTCTCGTCATGATTCCTATGCCCATGGAGTCTCATGGCCTAATGATGCAAGAGTAAACTTTGAAACTTGGTTTTTCTACGTAGAGCATAACCTTGGAAATATCCCTGCAAATGGTGAGATTAGTACAAAGCCTGTATATCATTCATTAGGGGCCTACCAAAATTGGGAAGAGTTTCGAGAATTTGCTTTGAAAAAAACGGTGAGAACTGCAGCAACGGTTGATGATTTATTTTTCCAAAAAGAAGAACTTGAAATGAAATTGGTAGATCGAAAAGCGAACTATATCCAGGGAGAGGTCACCCTAAACGGGAAAACAATCACCGTATCGGCTGAGGATGAAAAACGAGAAGTCGATGCCACGATTGAGATGAAAACTACACCTCTTTCAACAGTAGTAGCAGAATATGAGATTAATGGTATAAAAGATTGTAAAAAGGCCTTAACCATAAATCCTTCAAACAAACCGATCACTATTCAAAAAGAAATGAGAGATGGAGTTGAAGTGGTTACAGCAACTAATGAAGAAATCTCGATTGCTGCAGCAGAAAGCTTCTACCCTGCATTATTCTCTTTAAAAGTGAACGAGAAAGAATGGTTAGATACATCGTTCCCAACACTAAAACCGAAATCATGGTGGAATCCATGGAGTGGAGGAATTCGCTCAGGTTTACTTGGAATCAACAATAAATCTTTTACAAAAGAAAAGACAATTATTGGTGAAGGGAAACTTGAGGACCAAGAAGGAAGAGTGTGGAAGGGTCTTAAAATTTCCACGGTGTTTACTGAGAATGAGACGTATAAAGGACTCGGAATTCACCAATACTACCTGATGCTCCCAGGTGTTCCTGTAGTGGCCTTTTTTACAAAAATCACTCAGAATACAGGAACTTATTTTCACTATAAAAAATGGTTCACAGAGTGCAACTTCCAGCTTGGCTGGGTGCAAAATACGGAAAGTGATAGAAAGTATATTGCTGGAAAAACTGAGTTTCAAGCAGGCTTGTCAGACCATACGATTGTTGGTACAACTACGGATGAACAGATCCTACAATTAGTCGCAGAACGTGAAGCAGTAGACGTTGAATCTTATATGAACAAAGAGGTTATGTTATTTGCTATTTGGAGAGAAATACAAATGGCAAATGGCACAGAGCTATTATCAGCCCCATCCTTTATTGTTGGATCAGATAAGATTTTAAGCTCAGATGAAGTAAAAGACTTACAACGAATGACATTTAAAGAGGTTGAAGATGAAAATAATTGA
- a CDS encoding CAP domain-containing protein: MKKTVLSIVVAGALLVSGPLASSAEHYSGTKNTYETRYTVTVNNSTNWNELIQSLFKKYYTQNYQTQLKVEQPTQPVEQPTKETTQTQPTEPQQTVQPVQESPVVQQPVQQQPKETTNETTNQATYALSQYEQQVVTLTNNERAKYGLQPLKVDLKVSEVARLKSSDMKKNGYFSHTSPTYGSPFDMMKQFGVQYRAAGENIAMGQRSPQEVVNAWMNSEGHRKNILSSNFTHIGVGHVEGNYWTQMFIGK; encoded by the coding sequence ATGAAAAAGACAGTATTATCAATCGTCGTAGCAGGAGCTTTATTAGTCTCAGGGCCACTGGCTAGTTCCGCAGAACATTATAGTGGAACAAAGAATACGTATGAAACTCGTTACACTGTAACTGTTAACAACTCAACGAATTGGAATGAACTCATTCAAAGCTTGTTTAAAAAATACTATACTCAAAACTATCAAACTCAACTAAAAGTAGAACAACCTACGCAACCAGTTGAGCAACCAACGAAGGAAACGACTCAAACTCAACCAACAGAACCACAACAAACAGTACAACCCGTTCAAGAAAGTCCTGTGGTTCAGCAGCCTGTACAACAACAACCTAAAGAAACAACAAATGAAACAACAAATCAAGCTACCTATGCTTTAAGTCAGTATGAGCAACAAGTCGTTACATTAACGAATAATGAGCGTGCGAAATACGGATTACAACCTCTTAAGGTTGATTTGAAAGTTAGTGAAGTTGCTAGACTTAAGTCATCTGATATGAAAAAAAATGGGTATTTCTCACATACAAGCCCTACCTACGGATCTCCATTTGATATGATGAAGCAGTTTGGAGTACAATATCGTGCAGCAGGTGAAAATATTGCAATGGGCCAACGCTCACCTCAAGAAGTGGTAAATGCTTGGATGAATAGTGAAGGTCATAGAAAGAATATCTTAAGTTCGAACTTCACTCACATTGGAGTAGGACATGTTGAGGGGAATTATTGGACACAGATGTTTATTGGGAAGTAA